One segment of Paenibacillus rhizovicinus DNA contains the following:
- a CDS encoding LysR family transcriptional regulator, with amino-acid sequence MELRQLYYFVKVAKREHVTKAAEELHVAQSAVSRQIHQLEEELGAKLFLQKGRNLQLTPVGALFLKRAEVILADLERAVVEIQEFLDPEKGEVRLGFPHSLGISLIPEVVSAFRKQNPNVNFRFKQGSYPSLIQDVMKGEVDLAFVSPCPETHAHVTGQTVLTEELFAILPPGHPLSDEAFIDLVQLKEEPFVLFSDGYSLRPIVWDACKEAGFTPIIGFEGQETDTIRGLVAAGMGVSLLPEMALHGSSKLQPAKVRVRSPRVTRTIGLIYRSNEKLPLVAKVFQRFLLDFFAFVEAKNRL; translated from the coding sequence ATGGAGCTTCGACAATTGTATTATTTCGTAAAAGTAGCAAAACGGGAGCATGTCACGAAAGCAGCGGAGGAGCTGCATGTGGCACAGTCGGCCGTAAGCCGCCAAATCCACCAGCTGGAGGAAGAGCTGGGCGCCAAGCTGTTCCTGCAGAAGGGACGCAATCTTCAATTGACGCCAGTCGGTGCGTTGTTCCTGAAACGGGCGGAAGTGATATTGGCGGATCTGGAGCGGGCGGTCGTGGAAATCCAGGAGTTTCTCGACCCCGAGAAAGGGGAAGTCCGGCTTGGATTCCCGCACAGCCTGGGCATCTCGCTCATTCCGGAGGTCGTCTCCGCGTTCCGCAAGCAGAACCCGAACGTCAATTTCAGGTTCAAGCAGGGCAGTTACCCTTCGCTCATTCAGGACGTCATGAAGGGGGAAGTTGACCTTGCGTTCGTCTCGCCTTGCCCGGAAACGCATGCGCATGTCACGGGTCAGACGGTACTGACGGAAGAGCTGTTCGCGATTTTACCGCCCGGCCATCCGCTATCTGATGAAGCGTTCATCGACCTGGTCCAGCTGAAGGAGGAACCGTTCGTGCTCTTCAGCGACGGGTATTCACTCCGGCCGATCGTCTGGGATGCCTGCAAGGAAGCGGGCTTTACGCCGATTATCGGCTTCGAGGGCCAGGAGACCGATACGATCCGCGGCCTCGTTGCCGCCGGCATGGGCGTCAGTCTGCTGCCCGAGATGGCGCTGCACGGCTCCAGCAAGCTGCAGCCGGCGAAGGTGCGCGTCCGATCGCCGCGGGTCACCCGCACGATCGGGCTCATCTACCGGTCCAACGAGAAGCTGCCGCTCGTCGCCAAAGTGTTTCAACGATTCCTCCTTGATTTCTTTGCGTTCGTGGAAGCGAAGAACCGGTTGTAA
- a CDS encoding rhomboid family intramembrane serine protease, with translation MFPVTAAIIAINILVFAADHLFLNERLLNHGFFYSAPGDNYFSLNEPWRYVTAVFLHLDLEHIFFNMFSILVFAPPLERLLGHVKYTVFYLLCGIAGNLFSAIVERSTAGAGASGAIYGVFGAYLFLALMKKSLDPDSRKTVYTILIFGVIYTLIVPGIGIWAHFGGLLAGFVLFYLYDGYWISKQNGRYRR, from the coding sequence ATGTTTCCCGTCACGGCCGCCATCATTGCCATCAACATTCTCGTTTTTGCCGCGGATCACTTGTTTTTGAACGAACGGTTGTTGAATCACGGTTTCTTCTACAGTGCGCCGGGCGATAATTATTTCTCGCTGAACGAGCCTTGGCGTTACGTCACCGCGGTGTTCCTTCATTTGGATTTGGAGCATATCTTCTTCAACATGTTCAGCATTCTCGTGTTCGCCCCGCCGTTGGAACGGTTGCTTGGCCATGTTAAGTATACGGTGTTCTACCTCCTTTGCGGTATCGCAGGCAATCTGTTCAGCGCCATTGTCGAGCGTTCGACCGCGGGAGCCGGTGCTTCCGGTGCGATCTACGGGGTGTTCGGTGCGTATTTGTTCCTTGCCTTGATGAAAAAATCGCTGGATCCCGATTCGCGGAAGACAGTGTACACGATATTGATTTTCGGCGTCATCTATACGCTTATCGTGCCGGGGATCGGGATCTGGGCGCATTTCGGCGGGCTGTTAGCGGGCTTCGTGCTGTTCTACCTTTATGACGGATATTGGATTTCGAAACAGAATGGACGATATAGAAGGTAG
- the tpx gene encoding thiol peroxidase: MTQERTSVSTFKGNPLTLIGPELKVGDQAPDFQLNKSLVDVVSLKDFAGKVKLISVVPSIDTGVCDAQTRRFNEEAGKFGDNVTILTVSVDLPFAQARWCGAAGIDKVVLLSDYKNNNFGEAYGVLIKEFQLDMRAIFVIDANDKIQYIEVLSEMTEHPNYENALNAVKALV; this comes from the coding sequence ATGACACAAGAACGTACAAGCGTTTCGACATTTAAAGGAAACCCGCTTACTCTGATCGGTCCAGAACTCAAGGTTGGTGACCAAGCACCCGATTTCCAACTGAACAAATCGCTCGTTGACGTCGTTTCCTTGAAGGACTTCGCCGGCAAAGTAAAACTGATCAGCGTCGTGCCTTCCATCGACACAGGCGTTTGCGATGCGCAAACTCGCCGTTTCAACGAAGAAGCAGGCAAATTCGGCGACAACGTCACGATCCTTACGGTCAGCGTAGATCTTCCATTCGCGCAAGCCCGTTGGTGCGGCGCTGCAGGCATCGATAAAGTTGTCCTGCTGTCCGATTACAAAAATAATAATTTCGGCGAAGCTTACGGCGTTCTGATCAAAGAATTCCAGCTCGACATGCGCGCCATCTTCGTGATTGACGCTAATGACAAGATTCAATACATCGAAGTACTCAGCGAAATGACGGAGCATCCGAACTATGAGAACGCTTTGAACGCAGTGAAAGCACTCGTATAA
- a CDS encoding DUF1499 domain-containing protein, giving the protein MLKRTLIGLLRSHELTGDKAKDPMLKSHYYKLSREKAWEEVVSTLKKMQGYKILHEVQSVGEIVLEKRTMTGRTMDITVSVINVNPVTSAVDIYSASRGSFGDLGSNYRIILDIYRTLDKKLAQYKTSGI; this is encoded by the coding sequence TTGTTGAAGCGGACCCTAATCGGGTTGCTGCGCAGTCACGAATTGACTGGCGATAAAGCGAAAGATCCGATGCTGAAATCCCATTATTACAAACTATCCCGAGAAAAAGCGTGGGAAGAAGTTGTCTCCACACTCAAAAAAATGCAAGGCTACAAAATTCTACACGAAGTGCAGTCCGTAGGTGAAATCGTGTTGGAGAAACGAACGATGACCGGTCGTACGATGGATATTACCGTCTCTGTTATCAACGTGAACCCAGTGACCTCAGCGGTCGACATTTATTCCGCGTCGCGCGGATCCTTCGGAGATTTAGGTTCCAACTACCGCATCATTCTTGATATTTACCGGACGCTCGACAAAAAGCTGGCTCAATATAAAACGAGCGGCATATAA
- a CDS encoding YesL family protein, which produces MEMKGMMGGFYKISEWIMRLSVTNILMMVCSLPFILVLFPVMFAETNDQVLSNLILAGILAPFTLFPAIAALFGVARKWVMGEVDVPLLKTFFKNYKEGYKQAMLGGILYAVLFTILIVDFRVYLSNLGSWGIVAYLFVALIVLVGVSLLNFFSMLVHYHMKTLQLLKNALLITIGRPLRSLSTVVMCGFVIYISFSSPKLMFLVPFFTGSLVAVIAFWNFYGIYTKLQLQAEKAAEAEAEEERKRLEEDAAIMLPNTEDGHTSIK; this is translated from the coding sequence ATGGAAATGAAGGGCATGATGGGCGGGTTTTACAAAATCTCGGAATGGATTATGCGTTTGTCCGTGACGAATATCCTTATGATGGTATGTTCCTTGCCATTTATTTTGGTATTGTTCCCGGTAATGTTCGCGGAAACGAACGATCAAGTGTTGAGCAACTTGATTCTGGCGGGCATTCTTGCTCCGTTTACGCTATTTCCTGCAATCGCTGCACTTTTTGGCGTAGCGCGTAAGTGGGTAATGGGAGAAGTAGACGTGCCGCTGCTGAAAACATTTTTCAAGAACTACAAGGAAGGCTATAAGCAAGCCATGCTCGGCGGTATCTTGTATGCGGTTCTCTTTACGATCCTCATCGTGGACTTCCGCGTATACTTGTCCAATCTAGGTTCTTGGGGCATCGTAGCCTACTTATTCGTAGCGTTGATCGTGCTCGTGGGCGTCTCGCTGTTGAACTTCTTCTCGATGCTGGTTCATTATCATATGAAAACGCTGCAGCTGCTGAAGAATGCCCTGCTGATTACGATCGGCCGTCCGCTTCGATCGCTGTCGACGGTTGTCATGTGCGGCTTTGTCATCTATATCAGTTTTAGCTCGCCTAAGCTGATGTTCCTTGTTCCGTTCTTCACGGGAAGCCTCGTGGCGGTAATTGCCTTCTGGAACTTCTACGGCATTTATACGAAGCTGCAACTGCAGGCGGAGAAAGCGGCGGAGGCGGAAGCCGAGGAAGAGCGCAAGCGCTTGGAGGAAGATGCGGCGATCATGCTGCCGAATACAGAAGACGGTCATACGTCCATTAAATAA
- a CDS encoding YjcZ family sporulation protein, whose product MSNAGHGLGSSAAIILVLFILLVIITKGILC is encoded by the coding sequence GTGAGCAATGCAGGTCATGGCTTGGGATCATCCGCCGCTATCATTCTCGTTCTGTTCATACTGCTCGTTATCATTACGAAAGGCATTCTTTGCTAA
- a CDS encoding DEAD/DEAH box helicase, which translates to MKTFAEFGLEPKVLQAITELGFEESTPIQSKAIPIALTGTDLIGQAQTGTGKTAAFGIPLVNKIPVTEDRIVALIMTPTRELAIQVSEEIGKLTRYKGLRSLPIYGGQEIGRQIRALKKKPQIIIGTPGRLLDHINRKTIRLDDVQTVILDEADEMLDMGFMEDITSILSLVPEQRHTMLFSATMPANIRKLADQFLKEPQHVSVIPTQVSAPTIDQAYIEVHERQKFDALSRLLDMESPELAIIFGRTKRRVDELSEALQKRGYSADGLHGDLSQNQRDAVMRKFRDGSIDVLVATDVAARGLDVSGVTHVINFDLPQDPESYVHRIGRTGRAGKEGTAWSFVTPRELDHMHFIEKVTRHKIAKKPLPSIAEAIEGKQRVTAERILEALDGDAVHEFKAIAIQLLEQYDSVNLLAAAIKLITGEKKDVNIELTPEDPIRAKKRRPDVRTSGRRFSGGPFGGGNRTGSGPRGRGEGGGSSYGGNRGGYGGNRSSSGSSSSSSNSGGGYNRDRDRDGGYRGRNEGRSDAPRRPRPSADE; encoded by the coding sequence TTGAAAACATTTGCTGAATTCGGTTTGGAGCCTAAAGTGCTGCAAGCCATAACGGAGCTTGGATTCGAGGAATCTACCCCGATCCAATCCAAAGCCATTCCAATTGCGCTTACCGGTACCGACCTAATCGGTCAAGCTCAAACAGGAACGGGTAAAACGGCCGCTTTCGGAATCCCGCTCGTCAACAAGATTCCAGTAACGGAAGACCGTATCGTGGCGCTCATCATGACGCCGACTCGTGAGCTTGCGATTCAAGTCTCGGAAGAAATCGGGAAGCTTACTCGTTACAAAGGATTACGTTCATTGCCAATTTACGGAGGTCAAGAGATCGGCCGTCAAATTCGCGCATTGAAGAAGAAGCCGCAAATCATCATCGGTACGCCAGGTCGTTTGCTCGACCACATTAACCGTAAGACCATTCGTTTGGATGACGTTCAAACGGTAATCTTGGACGAAGCGGACGAAATGCTTGACATGGGCTTCATGGAAGATATTACTTCCATTCTTTCGCTGGTGCCTGAACAACGCCACACGATGCTGTTCTCGGCAACGATGCCGGCTAACATCCGCAAACTGGCAGATCAATTCTTGAAAGAGCCGCAGCATGTTTCGGTAATTCCGACACAAGTCAGCGCGCCAACGATTGATCAAGCTTACATCGAAGTGCACGAGCGTCAGAAATTCGATGCTTTGAGCCGTTTGCTCGACATGGAATCCCCTGAGCTTGCGATCATCTTCGGCCGGACGAAACGCCGCGTCGACGAACTGAGCGAAGCGTTGCAGAAGCGCGGCTATTCGGCCGACGGCCTGCATGGCGATTTGTCCCAGAATCAGCGTGACGCGGTCATGCGTAAATTCCGTGACGGCAGCATCGACGTTCTCGTTGCAACGGACGTTGCGGCACGCGGACTCGACGTTTCCGGCGTAACGCATGTTATCAACTTCGACTTGCCGCAAGATCCGGAGAGCTATGTACACCGTATCGGCCGTACTGGCCGCGCCGGCAAAGAAGGCACGGCGTGGTCGTTCGTAACGCCGCGCGAGCTTGATCACATGCACTTCATCGAGAAAGTAACGCGCCACAAAATCGCCAAAAAGCCGCTTCCAAGCATTGCGGAAGCGATCGAAGGCAAACAACGCGTAACGGCTGAGCGCATTCTTGAAGCATTGGACGGCGACGCCGTTCATGAGTTCAAAGCCATTGCGATCCAGCTTCTCGAGCAATACGATTCCGTCAATCTGCTTGCCGCGGCTATTAAGCTGATCACTGGCGAGAAGAAAGACGTGAATATTGAATTGACGCCTGAAGATCCGATCCGTGCGAAGAAACGCAGACCGGATGTTCGCACGAGCGGACGCCGTTTCTCCGGCGGTCCATTCGGCGGCGGCAACCGTACTGGCAGCGGCCCTCGTGGACGCGGCGAAGGCGGCGGCAGCAGCTACGGCGGCAATCGCGGCGGCTACGGCGGCAACCGCAGCTCAAGCGGCTCTAGCAGCAGCAGCAGCAACAGCGGCGGCGGTTATAACCGCGATCGCGACCGTGACGGCGGCTACAGAGGCCGTAACGAAGGACGTTCCGACGCTCCGCGTCGTCCGCGCCCTTCCGCAGATGAATAG
- a CDS encoding YitT family protein yields MRTSRIAATTLISALLIAYGFNQLLIPHKMISGGVSGITMIVGYATGLNIGWLYFILNVPVLIWGWRVLGLRFVSWSLVAVIATTVFMQLIPVKALVADLTLGAVFGGVVVGFGSGLALRAGSSSGGFDIIAAIVTRKRDISIGMLIFVLNGTVIAALGFLTNDWDVALFSLLSIFTTGKIIDLIHINHVKMTAFIVTSQTEAMREALIPLYRGVTVIRTRGGYTNTEYDMLMTVTTRYELNELRKIITATDPKAFVNIVETVGVLGDFRKPAL; encoded by the coding sequence ATGAGAACGTCCAGAATAGCGGCAACGACACTTATCAGCGCCCTGCTGATCGCATACGGTTTCAATCAACTGCTCATTCCCCATAAAATGATCAGCGGCGGCGTCTCCGGGATCACGATGATCGTCGGCTACGCGACCGGCCTTAACATCGGCTGGCTTTATTTTATTCTAAACGTCCCCGTTCTAATCTGGGGATGGCGCGTACTCGGATTGCGGTTTGTCAGTTGGAGCTTAGTTGCCGTCATTGCGACAACTGTCTTCATGCAGCTCATTCCGGTTAAAGCGCTTGTAGCGGATTTGACGCTGGGCGCCGTCTTCGGCGGCGTTGTCGTCGGATTCGGCAGCGGGCTGGCGCTGCGGGCCGGCTCATCGTCCGGCGGCTTCGATATTATCGCCGCCATCGTGACGCGCAAACGGGATATCTCCATCGGGATGCTTATCTTCGTCCTGAACGGAACCGTCATTGCGGCGCTCGGCTTTCTGACAAACGATTGGGATGTCGCCCTCTTCTCCCTGCTTTCGATTTTCACCACGGGCAAGATCATCGACTTGATCCACATCAATCATGTGAAAATGACGGCGTTCATCGTCACCTCGCAAACCGAAGCGATGCGCGAGGCGCTTATTCCGCTGTATCGCGGCGTAACGGTCATTCGTACTCGAGGCGGCTACACGAATACAGAATACGATATGCTGATGACGGTGACGACGCGTTACGAGTTGAATGAACTCCGCAAAATCATTACCGCAACCGATCCGAAAGCATTCGTCAACATCGTGGAAACGGTCGGCGTCTTGGGCGACTTCCGCAAGCCGGCACTGTAA